A stretch of DNA from Luteolibacter sp. Y139:
AGCCTGCGAATTCGCGAGGGGGTGGCCACGGTGCGCGAGATCACCTTCACCTTCGCGAATATCCAGAACCTCTCGGTGACGCAGGGGCCGATCCAGCGTTGGCTGGGCATTGCCGACTTGAAGGTGGAGACGGCAGGTGGAGGAAGTGTCGTGGGTCAGCAGCAGCAACCCGGACTGAATCTTCATACCGCGTATTTCCGTGGCATCCACAACGCGGAGGAAGTGAAGCAGCTGATTTCAGAGCGCATGCGGGTTCACCGGGATGCGGGTCTGGGCGATCACGAGGACCGGCATGTGGTGCCCTCTGTTCATGAGGGAAGCAGCACGGTACAAGAGGTGCTGGAGGCGATGCTAACAGAAGCGGTGGGATTGCGCCGGGCGGCCGAGGGGAATCCTTGAGCGCTTCATGGGTCGGTGACTTTCAGGCGCAGGAAACCCTTGCTCGCGATCGGGATGCTGAAGACGTGCTGGCCGCTGGTGCCGGTGTCGGTGACGGGTGTCCAGCTTGCGGCCTGCAAGGTGGTGGAAGACTCGGCGCCGTAGGTGATGCCGGAGACGCCGGCGGGTTGAGGAAAGCTGAGGGTGAACTTTCCTGCGGCGATCTGTCCGTGAGGGAACAGGTGAGCGCTGTTCTGTTTGGGATCGAGGCCAAGGGCGAACTCGATGAGGTTGACCAGGCCGTCCTTGTCGAAATCGAAATCGTCCGCGGCATTGCCGCTGTTGGCGGTGGTGCCGAAATTCGTTTGCCGCCAGGTTTCGATGGCGGTCACCAGTGGCAGGACGAAGCTGTCGCCATTGTTGCGGACCACGGTTGCTGGATTGGTGCCCAGCGCGTAGTCGGCAAGGTTGGTCGTGCTGAGAGCG
This window harbors:
- a CDS encoding PH domain-containing protein; amino-acid sequence: MSYAGRARRSNGKEGAMYSFFRELCEKWLRIPAEPEAPPGDESSARVFRAAPKYLKYLRVMWGIRNGLAMIGALTPLTVISIALAVNHEGSASAVIAGVEVVVLGLLICQALFSLALVQLDYEKRWYLVTDRSLRIREGVATVREITFTFANIQNLSVTQGPIQRWLGIADLKVETAGGGSVVGQQQQPGLNLHTAYFRGIHNAEEVKQLISERMRVHRDAGLGDHEDRHVVPSVHEGSSTVQEVLEAMLTEAVGLRRAAEGNP